DNA from Parvularcula marina:
GCAATCTTGCGCATATCGAAGGTAAGCCCTTTTTTGATCCATCCGGTGTTCGCCTTCGTGAATGGCTGGGGATGACGGAAGAAGAGTTCTACGACTCTGGCCGTCTTGCGGTTGTCCCCATGGCGTTCTGTTTTCCCGGCTATGACGGGACAGGCAAGACGGGGAAGGGTGGGGATCTGCCGCCACCCAAGGTCTGTGCGGAGATATGGCGGGAACGGATCATGAGCGCGATCATCTCCCGGCTTGATGTCGTTCTCCTGATCGGGCGCTACGCCATGAACTGGCACCTGCCGGAGGAGAAAAAGCGCGGGGTTCGCGATATCGTCGCGGATTGGGAGGCGCGCTTTGCCGAGGCGGAGGAGACGGGTCGGCTGGTCCTGCCGCTACCGCATCCAAGCTGGCGCAATACCGCCTGGCTCAAGAAAAATCCGTGGTTTGAGGAATTTGTCGTACCGCGCCTGCAGGCAGCCGTGCGGGAAGCGATGATATAAAACTTAGCGTCCCGGCGCAGACCCAGTCGGCTCTTCATCCGGCAGGATGATCGAATTGCTGTTGTCGGGGCCAGGCGTGTCTTCATCATCCGCAGGTGTCTCTGCGTCGATGTCTTCTGCCGCTTCATCCGTCATGCTGTCTTCATCGGCCGGGATGGCCTCCGGATCACCGATCGGCATCACCGAGGCTTGCGGCTCTTCTTCAGGCGCGATCTCTTCAGCGACGCTCTCGGTCGAAGTGTCCGTTTCAGAGGTCGCGCCGGACCGTTTGGACCCTGTATAGAGGTAAAGGCCGATCGACACGACGAAGATGGCAATGATCAGTCTGATGGCCCCGGTCATGGCTTTTCCCCTCTGCAGCCGCAGCTATCATAGCCGAAGGAGGGGCGGTGCGCTACTCAGCCGCTTCGGCCTCGGTAAAGCCTTCGGACTGGCGCCGCCACAATTCGGCATAAAGGCCGCCTTTTTCCAGAAGCTCCGTATGCGTGCCGGACTCGACAACGCGGCCTGCCTCGAGAACGACGATGCGGTCGGCATCGACTACCGTGGAGAGACGGTGCGCAATGGTGATCGTCGTGCGGTTCTCTTCGACCTCGCGCAGCGCGCCGATAATGCCCTGCTCGGTTGCGGAATCGAGGGCGGAGGTCGCCTCATCAAGGATCAGGATCGGTGGATCCTTCAGGACCGTGCGGGCGATGGCGACGCGCTGTTTCTCTCCACCTGAGAGTTTGAGGCCGCGCTCGCCGACCATGGTGTCATAGCCGAGCGGCAGACCGGCAATGAAGTCATGGATCTGCGCGGTGCGCGCGGCAGCCTCGATCTCTGCCTGACTGGCGCCGGGCTTGCCGTAGGCGATGTTGAAGCCGATCGTGTCGTTGAACAGCACCGTATCCTGAGGAACCATGCCGATGACACGGCGCAGGCTCTTTTGCGTCACTTCATTTATCGGCTGACCGTCGATGAGGATGTGTCCCTGATCGGTGTCATAGAAGCGGTAGAGAAGACGTGCGATCGTGGACTTACCCGCCCCCGAGGGTCCGACAACGGCCACTTTCTCTCCCGGCGCGGCCTCGAAGCTGATCCCGTGGAGGATCTGGCGTTCGGGGTCGTAGCTGAAATGCACATCCTCGAAAGTGATGGCGCCGCCGGAAATGATCAGCTCGCGTGCGTTTGTGTCGTCCTCGACCTCCGGGCCGACCTTCAGCAGGGCGAACATGCGCTCCATGTCGACCAGGGCCTGTTTGATCTCGCGATAGGCAAAGCCGAGAATGTTCAGCGGTTGGTAGAGCTGCATCATGATCAGGCTGACGCCCGTCATCTCGCCAATGCCGTACCGGCCGGAGGCCACACCGCTCGCGGTGACCCAGAGGGCTGCAACGAGGCCAAAATTGATGACCAGTGACTGTCCGAAATTAAGGAGCGCCAGCGAGGTCTGTGATTTGACGGCGGCCTTCTGATAATCGCACAGCGCCTCGTCATAGCGGGCCGCTTCATACCCCTCATTGCCGAAATATTTGACCGTCTCGTAGTTCAGCAGCGCATCCACCGAACGGGTTGTCGCGAGCTGGTCCTTTTCGTTCATGGTGCGGCGGAATTTCAGCCGCCACTCGGTCGATGACACCGTGAACCAGAAATAGATGACGACCGTCACAACGACGATGATGACGAGCGACCATTCATAACGGATGCCGAATGCGGCGGAGACCAGCGCCAGCTGGATCAGGGTCGGGCCGATATTGAAGAGGAGGAAGCGGAAGAGAAAATCGATCGCCCGCACCCCGCGTTCAATCAGCCGCGAGAGCCCGCCCGTCCGCCGTTCAAGATGGAACCGCAAGGAGAGGGAATGAAGGTGCTTGAAGACCGAGACCGCGACTTCGCGCTGGGCGGTCTGCCCGACGACCGAGAAGAAATACTCCCTGAGCTGCGGCAACCCGGCCGCCAGCAGCCGGAGAACGCCATAGCCTATGACGAACCCGGCAACCGCTGCCGTCAGGCCCAGCATCTCATCCTGCTCTGCGAGCTGGTTGATGCCGCGCGCCAGCGCGAGAGGGGCGGCGACCATGATGATCTGGCCGATCAGGATGACGGCAAAGGCCGCGATGATCCGGCGTTTGAAGTCCGGGCGGTCCTTGCGCCACATATAAGGCATCAGGAACCGGACCGAGGCGATCTGCTCGGCGAGGCTCGATTCGGCTTGCTCGCCGTCTTTGGCAGTCACACTCAAGGGAGGCATGGGGGCTATTTAGGGATTGCTGGGGGCATTGGCGAGCCGCTTGATTTGCTGTCCTGCCGCCACTTTAGGATAGGCAAGCAGGATGAAATATTTACCGCGTCCTAACTGTAATTACTGAAGTATTACGGTGTCGTGGCCCAAACAATGCGCTTCAAAACTAATCGAACCGAAAGAAATTAGCGCTAGTTCTTCTCACATGCGAGGAGTGCTAGCTTTATGAAGGGTGCCGTGTTCACCGAGCTCTTCGACTATGTCGAGGATGCCCATGGTCCTGAATTTCTTCAGGAAACGATCGATGCTGCCGACCTGCCCACAAAGGGCGTCTACGCCACGACGGGGACTTATCCGACGTCTGAAATGGTGTCTCTGGTCAGTGTTCTCTCCAACAGTTCCGGCATCGCGGTGCCAGACCTCCTCCGAGTCTTCGGCGAGCATCTCTTCGGCCGATTTACCGTTTCCTATCCGGCGCTTTTCGAGGGCTGCGATGATGCATTCTCGTTCCTCGCGTCGGTTGAGAATGTCATCCACATGGAAGTGCGTAAGCTTTATCCTGATGCTGAGCTTCCGACATTTGAAACGGCAGTACACACGGATACGCATCTCCAGCTTATCTATCGGTCGAGACGGCACATGGGAGACCTCTGCGAAGGTCTGATCAGAGGATGCCTCGCGCATTTCGAGGAAGAGGCGGTCATCACACGCACGACTCTTGAAGAGAGCCCGGATTCAGTCATCAAGTTTGACATTGAGAAGCAGCCCAAATGACAGAAAATATCGATCTTTATAAGTCTATTGCCGCTCGGGAAAAGGCGAGCCGGAAAGAGGCCGAACGGCTGCTTGAAGAAAAAAGCCGTGAGCTGTTTTCGCAGCAGGAGGCTCTGGAAGTCTCCACAGCCCATCTGAAAAAGACAGCAACGCTTCTGTCAGAAATCATGCGCGTCGCGCCGGATGGTGTTTACATGATTTCGTCCTCACTGAAGCTCCATGACTGCAATGCTGCGGCCACGGAGCAGTTGAAGATGAGCCGCGGCGAGATGTGCGGGCATGAGGCGGAGGAGTATTTCCCCGGCATCACGAGGGTGCTTGCAGACGCAGGGGACGGCTATTTCTCACTGGAACAGTTCAGGGTTCGCTCGGCTGACGGCTCATCCTTCCCGGCAGAGGTTAGGGGCTATCATGGCCCGATCGGTTCAGAGCGGATCTATCTTCTCTTCGTTCACGATATTGCAAAACGTGTAGCTTCTGAAAAGAAGCGTACACGCATTGAACAACAGCTCGACGAAGCGC
Protein-coding regions in this window:
- a CDS encoding uracil-DNA glycosylase family protein; this encodes MTQKAVPETPPLEALKAELSACRHCEVEGIIPSANPVYQIPAGARIGVFGQAPGNLAHIEGKPFFDPSGVRLREWLGMTEEEFYDSGRLAVVPMAFCFPGYDGTGKTGKGGDLPPPKVCAEIWRERIMSAIISRLDVVLLIGRYAMNWHLPEEKKRGVRDIVADWEARFAEAEETGRLVLPLPHPSWRNTAWLKKNPWFEEFVVPRLQAAVREAMI
- a CDS encoding ABCB family ABC transporter ATP-binding protein/permease, with translation MPPLSVTAKDGEQAESSLAEQIASVRFLMPYMWRKDRPDFKRRIIAAFAVILIGQIIMVAAPLALARGINQLAEQDEMLGLTAAVAGFVIGYGVLRLLAAGLPQLREYFFSVVGQTAQREVAVSVFKHLHSLSLRFHLERRTGGLSRLIERGVRAIDFLFRFLLFNIGPTLIQLALVSAAFGIRYEWSLVIIVVVTVVIYFWFTVSSTEWRLKFRRTMNEKDQLATTRSVDALLNYETVKYFGNEGYEAARYDEALCDYQKAAVKSQTSLALLNFGQSLVINFGLVAALWVTASGVASGRYGIGEMTGVSLIMMQLYQPLNILGFAYREIKQALVDMERMFALLKVGPEVEDDTNARELIISGGAITFEDVHFSYDPERQILHGISFEAAPGEKVAVVGPSGAGKSTIARLLYRFYDTDQGHILIDGQPINEVTQKSLRRVIGMVPQDTVLFNDTIGFNIAYGKPGASQAEIEAAARTAQIHDFIAGLPLGYDTMVGERGLKLSGGEKQRVAIARTVLKDPPILILDEATSALDSATEQGIIGALREVEENRTTITIAHRLSTVVDADRIVVLEAGRVVESGTHTELLEKGGLYAELWRRQSEGFTEAEAAE
- a CDS encoding heme NO-binding domain-containing protein → MKGAVFTELFDYVEDAHGPEFLQETIDAADLPTKGVYATTGTYPTSEMVSLVSVLSNSSGIAVPDLLRVFGEHLFGRFTVSYPALFEGCDDAFSFLASVENVIHMEVRKLYPDAELPTFETAVHTDTHLQLIYRSRRHMGDLCEGLIRGCLAHFEEEAVITRTTLEESPDSVIKFDIEKQPK